One genomic segment of Occultella kanbiaonis includes these proteins:
- a CDS encoding LuxR C-terminal-related transcriptional regulator: protein MTTINTTSTTTTAITAPARVERTQLLARIATGLACGSNIVAIIAPAGSGKTTVLDQLLDARRARGDIVLSLPAPHTCATGGLWPTLLAAIHAASLPPGMSSGLMSVLRDAVQGPGGPGPTRPLDPPAPVWVCVDDAHAWSGVGACRHLAGLLSLAQPLLRVAIGARHTPHGLISTSLLNGSAHEYRSADLAFDRDEARALLAIENIDLVEADLGTLLARTDGWAAGLRLAALAMGHRSDRSTFVRNFAGTDRTVADYLVTEVLSSLPQDDIELLLDVSSAERINLDLARALTGRSDVGERLEGLVASNALVRPVRDEPAWYELHPLLRSYLRAESQRRDENRHRRHQVNTIDWFETMGDLRGAIRHAVAAADWSRAESLTAASCLRIAATDGPEAMRDLLRSLPAWLQARPAIAGAAALTAVLDENLAAAELDLAILDAATDDPTRRAAYQAVALLASARTRPLGPDEVAGALAALETEAGRDPDLVLLGRSLASMALAMLGDLDAAATTARSIARISRARGLDFLLFRTLGAKCAVATFRSDVGAVRAHASEAIDLAERRGWYRSSRLAQFHGELALAEWQSGDDATAAHHARVALEMADPDADPLSAAAARCIFDLTVGAAEGGLDLGTVADVQAFNDLWPSLPPAAVAAFACFELMVTLRCHEVDLAGSVVRRAEEVIPGAPDVDVFKAMRHVYQGHGAAAQEDLDRVRGGAFLTSRSAVVASAISAQLADETDRPARSHETLLEAVRLAEQDHLMRCLLDAAPSVRNLLLRGRGRFGRHEGFVAEILTFASTRPYPDGGTGLVLTSKELAVLRDLPSMLSLREIADAHVVSVNTVKTHVRSVYRKLGVATRREAVVMARQTGLL, encoded by the coding sequence GTGACCACGATCAACACGACATCGACGACCACCACTGCGATCACGGCGCCGGCTCGGGTCGAACGGACCCAGTTGCTCGCGAGGATCGCCACCGGCCTCGCGTGCGGATCGAACATCGTCGCGATCATCGCACCCGCGGGGTCGGGCAAGACGACGGTGCTCGACCAGTTGCTCGATGCCCGCCGCGCGCGGGGCGACATCGTGCTCAGCCTGCCCGCGCCCCACACGTGCGCGACCGGCGGCCTCTGGCCGACCCTCCTCGCCGCGATCCATGCGGCATCGCTCCCGCCCGGGATGTCGAGCGGACTGATGAGCGTGCTGCGAGACGCGGTGCAAGGGCCGGGCGGCCCCGGTCCGACCCGGCCGCTGGACCCGCCCGCGCCGGTCTGGGTGTGCGTCGACGACGCCCACGCGTGGTCCGGCGTGGGGGCCTGCCGCCACCTCGCCGGGCTGCTCTCGCTCGCCCAGCCGTTGCTGCGCGTCGCCATCGGCGCCCGACACACCCCCCACGGGCTCATCTCGACCTCGTTGCTGAACGGTTCTGCCCACGAATACCGATCCGCCGACCTCGCCTTCGATCGCGACGAGGCGCGCGCCCTCCTTGCTATCGAGAACATCGACCTTGTCGAGGCCGACCTCGGGACGCTGCTGGCGCGAACCGATGGCTGGGCCGCGGGCCTGCGGCTGGCGGCGCTCGCCATGGGCCACCGGAGCGATCGGTCGACCTTTGTGCGGAACTTCGCGGGGACGGACCGGACCGTGGCCGACTACCTGGTCACCGAGGTGCTCTCCAGCCTCCCCCAGGACGACATCGAACTCCTGCTCGACGTATCCTCGGCCGAGCGGATCAACCTCGACCTCGCCAGGGCCCTGACCGGCCGCAGCGACGTCGGCGAGAGACTCGAGGGACTGGTTGCGAGCAACGCGCTGGTCCGTCCGGTCCGCGACGAGCCGGCCTGGTACGAACTCCATCCGCTGCTGCGCAGTTATCTCCGAGCCGAGTCCCAGCGCCGCGACGAGAATCGGCACCGCCGTCATCAGGTGAACACGATCGACTGGTTCGAGACGATGGGTGACCTCCGCGGCGCCATCCGCCACGCTGTCGCGGCCGCCGACTGGTCCCGGGCCGAGTCACTGACAGCGGCGTCCTGCCTCCGTATCGCAGCAACCGACGGCCCGGAGGCCATGCGAGACCTCCTCCGCTCCCTGCCCGCCTGGCTGCAGGCGCGCCCGGCCATCGCCGGGGCGGCGGCCCTGACGGCCGTGCTCGACGAGAATCTCGCGGCAGCGGAACTGGACCTGGCCATCCTGGACGCGGCCACTGACGATCCCACCCGGCGAGCGGCCTACCAGGCCGTCGCCCTGCTCGCCTCAGCACGCACCCGACCGCTCGGACCGGACGAGGTGGCCGGCGCGCTCGCAGCCCTTGAGACGGAAGCCGGCCGGGACCCGGACCTGGTCCTGCTGGGCCGATCTCTGGCCAGCATGGCGCTGGCGATGCTCGGCGACCTGGACGCCGCGGCGACGACGGCGAGGTCGATCGCCCGGATCAGTCGCGCCCGTGGACTGGACTTCCTGCTGTTTCGAACGCTCGGCGCGAAGTGCGCCGTCGCCACGTTCCGCTCCGACGTGGGCGCCGTCCGGGCCCACGCGTCCGAAGCGATCGACCTCGCGGAACGTCGTGGTTGGTACCGCTCCTCTCGACTGGCGCAGTTCCACGGTGAACTGGCCCTCGCGGAATGGCAGAGCGGTGACGACGCGACCGCGGCGCACCACGCACGCGTCGCGCTCGAGATGGCCGACCCGGACGCGGACCCGCTCAGCGCGGCGGCGGCCAGGTGCATCTTCGACCTGACCGTCGGTGCGGCAGAGGGCGGCCTTGATCTGGGCACCGTGGCCGACGTCCAGGCGTTCAACGATCTCTGGCCCTCGCTCCCGCCCGCCGCCGTCGCGGCGTTCGCATGCTTCGAGCTGATGGTGACGTTGCGCTGCCACGAGGTGGATCTGGCCGGCTCGGTGGTGCGCCGCGCCGAAGAGGTGATCCCGGGCGCTCCGGACGTCGACGTGTTCAAGGCGATGCGGCACGTCTACCAGGGCCACGGAGCTGCGGCACAGGAGGACCTCGACCGGGTCCGGGGTGGGGCGTTCCTGACGTCCCGGTCGGCGGTCGTCGCCTCGGCGATCTCGGCACAGCTCGCCGACGAGACCGACCGGCCGGCGCGCAGCCACGAGACGCTCCTGGAGGCGGTCCGGCTCGCTGAACAGGACCACCTGATGCGGTGCCTGCTGGACGCCGCCCCGTCGGTCCGAAACCTCCTCCTGCGCGGTCGCGGACGGTTCGGACGCCACGAGGGCTTCGTCGCCGAGATCCTGACTTTCGCGAGCACTCGGCCCTACCCCGACGGTGGTACCGGACTGGTCCTGACGAGCAAGGAACTCGCCGTGCTGCGTGACCTGCCCTCGATGCTGTCACTGCGGGAGATCGCCGACGCGCACGTGGTGAGCGTCAACACGGTGAAGACCCACGTGCGGTCCGTGTACCGAAAGCTAGGCGTCGCGACCCGGCGCGAAGCCGTCGTCATGGCCCGTCAGACCGGCCTGCTCTGA
- a CDS encoding adenylate cyclase: protein METESPRLVSEDLVKVLDLVKDADSIELKLTVPGSSYRQSAAALGVDPLDAQIRQVFFFDTPDLRLNQAGVVARARRIQGRGDDSVIKLRPVVPSELPDDVRASENLGVEVDVMPGGYVCSASMKQALTAPRVRLAVAGEMPLHKLFSKEQRAFLAAHAPDGLTIDDLSVLGPIFVLKIKVRPDAFSRRLVVEVWLYPDGARVIELSTKCLPGEGVMVGLEVRQFLEGKGIPLSGAQQTKTKTALEFFSAELLGGDPE, encoded by the coding sequence ATGGAAACCGAGAGCCCACGGCTCGTGAGCGAGGATCTGGTCAAGGTCCTCGACCTGGTGAAGGACGCGGACAGCATCGAGCTGAAGCTGACCGTGCCGGGATCGTCCTACCGGCAGTCGGCGGCCGCCCTCGGTGTGGATCCGCTCGACGCGCAGATCCGCCAGGTCTTCTTCTTCGACACGCCCGACCTCAGGCTCAACCAGGCGGGGGTGGTCGCACGAGCCCGACGGATCCAGGGGCGTGGCGACGACTCCGTGATCAAGCTCCGTCCGGTGGTGCCCTCGGAACTGCCCGACGACGTGCGGGCGTCCGAGAACCTCGGCGTCGAGGTCGACGTGATGCCCGGCGGCTACGTCTGCTCCGCGTCGATGAAGCAAGCACTCACTGCCCCGCGGGTACGGCTGGCCGTGGCGGGCGAGATGCCCCTGCACAAGCTGTTCTCGAAGGAGCAACGTGCCTTCCTCGCCGCGCATGCCCCGGATGGCCTGACGATCGACGACCTGTCCGTCCTCGGCCCGATCTTCGTGCTCAAGATCAAGGTGCGTCCGGATGCGTTCTCGCGCCGCCTGGTCGTCGAGGTCTGGCTGTATCCGGACGGCGCACGCGTCATCGAGCTCTCGACGAAGTGCCTGCCCGGCGAAGGTGTGATGGTCGGTCTGGAGGTCCGGCAGTTCCTGGAGGGCAAAGGGATCCCGCTCAGCGGCGCCCAGCAGACGAAGACGAAGACGGCGCTGGAGTTCTTCTCCGCGGAACTGCTCGGCGGCGACCCCGAATGA
- a CDS encoding DUF5979 domain-containing protein: MTDRTHALRPRTDRRRSRRRLTWAGLVAALLVVPFTLVPALPAFAATWGIQKTEVSTGPYQPGENVQWFVTVSCSDPNADPCVPTTLTDPLPDGLELVSASIQSQTGATGGELIADTDSDTVTYTADSVNNGGQVQILVTAQVDPNLPFSENGVPITNTATVVADNAAETSASDEIVPVVPLVLDSETTKSIDPEGALAEPGTPATMTLGATNTSNDPVDTLVIQDPVDPTATPNPFTYLEYTGTGDIVLPPNADTVTQEYWDGTQWLPLDDTVDPGDVQGVRYTFSGDIQPGATATIPVQVQQSDAVTELTEATTVTNDTSSQVTHGDEESTPTTASDTYVITPPNNSVEASKSFDPATVSAGDPTTVTLGGTNTGTAVTSMTITEPAPDTASPFEGDDPLTFTGFGPDGDGTGVTWPTGATAATVTFTCADGTTPSEQTTTINTLPNPPPDCVVVGFSVEFTGDLVNGASATIPFTADTDPDQVPDDVTHPNTIAVEVPNADATASADLVTLVDRLATDTTKAISPSTIPAIPGQSVIVQLPTQLLPFGPDGSTTNADQIVISDPTDPNNPTDFWDHFVPTAVRSTDVPADSTLTVNYWNGTEWVPAPGCGPFTGPATVSCDLPADAQGVQFVYDSTGDGFPPGTQFQPNFVAEFTGPTTQDDLLTNCGASSASSDTVDPTPPAEGCATVDPFPVDGTGDLDFIEKTFLGADPATVLARSDDQVTAQITWSTNGFSGVDPMVISDIADPESTAIADSFYDAFDLVRVEPIDGSVDPLMQYDQVLGVELFIDGAWIAASGDPCPCDGSFPGYTLTADEQANATSVRLTYTESDNRGTSDPLAPQPGDGVARSTQADGRHLNLTFEVRDYRRGDPTAPVLGSTNGTIYNTADPGLVNDTARGTGTFDGTDYTDVDDDDVLILDQPLNVTVVKDWTGGPISVPPPDTPADAYPSTTVTIAGTNASAAKVDQLRLVEPGAPDSGDVQTGDGTSPFDVFTLTGISLAPPEGATSTTVTLTSVDGSTEQFDEAEAEALTAADLVDVVGVEVAYDGLVMPGATGAMDLTLQLRVADRYTDVPIYGDGGTIVVDENPVPNGAVATIDDPGGTDTDVRFAYDDAEMPLQVAGIDIVVGKSFDPAEIVEPSTGPVTMTLTGQPVGPSRAVEMVLTDDDPQFWNQYDFVGFDGATLTAPIQQVLVEAYVGGTFSEGADGVEVDGGEWVGADGEPSATFALPDGVDPPEVQGLRFTFTRTDGSIWENPANPLQEVPISVERREEMRTGGPVLPDLADNPPAPGETAPGVASNTVQGEITGADLVVDPETGDLVPVSNSADAAAQIVYVHATNGVTIVKDFGGVVTGSTQPPATAFPMNITVTNSGNRPISELVVTDPMPTDAEGAQLVLADVDEPFSYTLTGAAPDPANGDPLPTDPAEVTVEQVGDIESLTFSFPEGTVLEVGQVYTITVQVEFRIDVPPNTLVQNTAGVTGDRPWDACVGRLNPETGACEADSDVLTLPAAVLAQSKYVRATAGDELDVMVDPAAPDPDVECVPDADGFYAYPCTPVIIPGHDETWRIEVDNVGNLPMNRVVLYDRIATPGDTGSFADSPRGSQWEPLLSEASVPAIAVGPAGAELTLYYTTVDDYCMDDINDPINRPCPADPTTGWAPVPDELDQALLDSITAVQIVIDFPADELFSPGDFIALDFATTTPPEIPEAGDRSIAWNSTAASAVVTAGGSEFPLLPTEGTKVGVATAAGPLSVNKLVTGAGAENAPEEFLLFVQCTSAIGTPVETVLDPIPVTVVPGTPTVVPDLPYGAECTITEDGSNGETELIVGTVTIDSEDPADPTTIVAVNRYDVAGIDISKDVVSDAVDEDGQPVPFGPFEVTVECTFLGEPVYAEGYGPDDPMVVTIEDDETVEFDGLPVGSECTVSETGTGTASSVTITVQQGDGDPVTTPGPETAMTLVADADDGAAGNTVTLTNTYDVGQLDLLKVVDGEGAEAYGAGPFTLEVQCTFDDDGDGPGEPRVVYDDVVVLGAAGPLEAEIANLPTGAVCVVTETDDGGATSSTVEPASVTIGSGDAVTVTVTNTFDVGSIVLDKVVDGDGAEVYGDGPFTVTLECTYEAEPVAIPGGAEREITPGVPTTVAGLPVGAECTVTETDDGDATDTSMTVIVDGEEPVETDGTTAEIIVPAAESGGAPTSVGIVATNTFQLGSIQVDKLTEGDGAELYGAGPFGVTLECIFDGEPVEIPGGAEREITPGTPVLYEELPVGAECAVTETATAGATSTVIAPEDGAVTVPAPAEGDEAPAVVTVTVTNVFDLTSLEVIKEIDGDWAASGSDGRFEVSLACTWMVDGVATDVDLPGGPVRVLQAPDDLVATYADLPVGADCELTETVTGDADDTSITVEIDGTEPVTTTGATVLVPLFDTTAPGQAQVTVTNAFDPVPPPVPGPPDPQIPATGSDAGWLAGAALLLIGAGVFLVMVRRRRRTV; the protein is encoded by the coding sequence ATGACCGACCGGACACATGCCTTGCGACCGAGGACGGACCGGCGCCGAAGCCGGCGCCGGCTCACCTGGGCAGGGCTGGTCGCGGCCCTGCTCGTGGTGCCGTTCACGCTCGTTCCGGCATTGCCCGCGTTCGCGGCCACGTGGGGCATCCAGAAGACCGAGGTCAGTACCGGCCCCTATCAGCCCGGTGAGAACGTCCAATGGTTCGTGACCGTCTCCTGTTCCGACCCGAACGCCGACCCCTGTGTCCCGACCACGCTCACCGACCCGCTGCCCGACGGGCTGGAACTCGTCAGCGCGTCGATCCAGAGCCAGACCGGCGCCACGGGTGGCGAGCTCATCGCCGACACGGACTCGGACACGGTCACCTACACAGCGGACAGCGTCAACAATGGCGGCCAGGTCCAGATCCTCGTCACCGCACAGGTGGACCCGAACCTGCCGTTCAGCGAGAACGGCGTGCCGATCACGAACACCGCGACGGTCGTCGCCGACAACGCGGCAGAGACCTCGGCGTCCGATGAGATCGTGCCGGTGGTGCCGCTCGTCCTCGACTCCGAGACGACCAAGTCAATCGACCCCGAGGGTGCCCTCGCCGAACCCGGCACGCCCGCGACGATGACTCTCGGTGCCACGAACACCTCCAACGACCCCGTGGACACGCTCGTCATCCAGGACCCGGTCGACCCGACGGCAACGCCCAACCCGTTCACCTACCTCGAGTACACCGGCACCGGTGACATCGTTCTTCCGCCGAACGCGGACACCGTCACGCAGGAGTACTGGGACGGAACCCAGTGGCTGCCGCTCGACGACACCGTCGACCCGGGCGACGTCCAGGGTGTTCGGTACACGTTCAGCGGTGACATCCAGCCCGGCGCGACCGCGACGATCCCTGTTCAGGTCCAGCAGAGCGACGCCGTCACCGAACTCACCGAGGCCACGACCGTGACGAACGACACGTCGTCGCAGGTGACCCACGGCGACGAGGAGTCCACGCCGACGACGGCGTCCGACACCTACGTCATCACCCCACCGAACAACTCGGTCGAGGCGAGCAAGAGCTTCGACCCGGCCACGGTGAGCGCCGGCGATCCGACGACGGTGACGCTCGGCGGGACCAACACGGGCACCGCAGTCACATCGATGACGATCACCGAGCCCGCACCGGACACCGCGAGCCCGTTCGAAGGTGACGACCCGCTGACGTTCACCGGCTTCGGGCCGGATGGGGACGGCACCGGTGTCACCTGGCCGACGGGCGCGACGGCGGCGACCGTGACCTTCACCTGCGCGGACGGAACGACGCCCAGCGAGCAGACCACCACCATCAACACGCTGCCGAACCCGCCGCCCGACTGCGTCGTCGTGGGCTTCTCGGTCGAGTTCACCGGGGATCTCGTCAATGGCGCGTCCGCGACGATCCCGTTCACCGCCGACACCGACCCCGACCAGGTGCCCGACGACGTCACCCACCCCAACACCATCGCGGTCGAGGTCCCGAACGCCGACGCCACGGCGTCCGCCGACCTCGTCACCCTCGTCGACCGGCTGGCGACCGACACCACCAAGGCGATCTCGCCGTCAACCATTCCGGCCATACCCGGCCAGAGCGTCATCGTGCAACTGCCGACGCAACTGCTGCCGTTCGGACCGGACGGATCGACCACCAACGCCGACCAGATCGTCATCTCCGACCCGACCGACCCGAACAACCCGACCGACTTCTGGGACCACTTCGTCCCGACCGCCGTGCGCAGCACCGACGTGCCGGCGGACTCCACGCTGACCGTCAACTACTGGAACGGTACCGAGTGGGTCCCGGCCCCCGGGTGCGGCCCCTTCACGGGACCGGCCACCGTCAGTTGTGACCTGCCCGCCGATGCGCAGGGGGTGCAGTTCGTCTACGACTCGACAGGCGACGGCTTCCCACCCGGCACCCAGTTCCAGCCGAACTTCGTGGCCGAGTTCACCGGGCCGACCACGCAGGACGATCTGCTCACGAACTGTGGAGCGTCCAGCGCCTCCTCGGACACGGTCGATCCGACCCCGCCGGCCGAGGGCTGCGCCACCGTCGATCCGTTCCCGGTCGATGGGACGGGCGACCTCGACTTCATCGAGAAGACGTTCCTCGGCGCTGACCCGGCCACCGTGCTGGCCCGTTCCGACGATCAGGTGACGGCGCAGATCACGTGGTCCACGAATGGATTCTCCGGGGTGGACCCGATGGTCATCTCGGACATCGCAGACCCTGAGTCGACGGCGATCGCGGACTCGTTCTACGACGCGTTCGACCTCGTCCGGGTCGAGCCGATCGACGGCTCGGTCGATCCGCTCATGCAGTACGACCAGGTCCTGGGCGTCGAGTTGTTCATCGACGGCGCCTGGATCGCGGCGTCGGGTGACCCCTGCCCGTGCGATGGGTCCTTCCCCGGCTACACCCTCACCGCCGACGAGCAAGCGAACGCCACGTCTGTGCGGCTCACGTACACGGAGTCGGACAACCGCGGTACGTCCGACCCGCTGGCCCCACAGCCCGGCGACGGCGTCGCCCGGTCCACGCAGGCCGACGGACGGCACCTGAACCTCACGTTCGAGGTTCGTGACTACCGGCGCGGTGATCCGACCGCCCCGGTGCTCGGGTCGACGAACGGCACGATCTACAACACCGCCGACCCCGGACTCGTGAACGACACCGCCCGCGGCACCGGCACCTTCGACGGCACCGACTACACCGATGTCGACGATGACGACGTGCTGATCCTGGACCAGCCGCTGAACGTGACGGTCGTCAAGGACTGGACGGGCGGTCCCATCTCCGTGCCGCCACCGGACACGCCGGCGGACGCCTACCCGTCGACCACCGTGACCATCGCCGGGACGAACGCGTCTGCGGCCAAGGTCGACCAGTTGCGCCTCGTCGAGCCGGGGGCACCAGACTCCGGTGACGTCCAGACCGGCGACGGCACGTCGCCCTTCGACGTGTTCACGCTGACGGGGATCAGCCTGGCGCCCCCGGAGGGGGCCACGTCCACGACCGTGACCCTCACCTCCGTCGACGGCTCGACCGAACAGTTCGACGAGGCGGAGGCCGAGGCGCTCACCGCGGCCGACCTGGTCGACGTGGTCGGCGTCGAGGTCGCCTACGACGGACTCGTGATGCCGGGCGCGACCGGGGCCATGGACCTGACCCTCCAGCTCCGGGTGGCGGACCGGTACACCGACGTGCCGATCTACGGGGACGGCGGAACGATCGTCGTGGACGAGAACCCGGTGCCGAACGGGGCCGTCGCAACGATCGACGACCCGGGCGGCACCGACACCGACGTCCGCTTCGCCTACGACGACGCGGAGATGCCGCTGCAGGTGGCCGGGATCGACATCGTCGTCGGGAAGTCATTCGATCCGGCCGAGATCGTTGAGCCGAGCACCGGGCCGGTGACCATGACGTTGACGGGCCAGCCGGTGGGCCCTTCGCGCGCCGTCGAGATGGTGCTCACCGATGACGACCCGCAGTTCTGGAACCAGTACGACTTCGTCGGGTTCGACGGCGCGACGCTGACGGCGCCGATCCAGCAGGTCCTGGTGGAGGCCTATGTCGGAGGGACCTTCAGCGAGGGCGCGGACGGCGTCGAGGTCGACGGGGGTGAATGGGTGGGTGCGGACGGCGAGCCGTCCGCGACCTTCGCGCTGCCGGACGGCGTCGACCCGCCGGAGGTCCAAGGTCTGCGGTTCACGTTCACCCGCACGGACGGTTCGATCTGGGAGAACCCGGCGAACCCGCTCCAGGAGGTCCCGATCTCGGTGGAGCGTCGTGAGGAGATGCGCACCGGCGGCCCGGTGCTGCCTGACCTCGCGGACAATCCGCCCGCGCCGGGTGAGACCGCGCCCGGCGTGGCCAGCAACACCGTTCAGGGCGAGATCACCGGCGCCGATCTGGTCGTCGACCCCGAGACGGGCGATCTGGTCCCGGTCTCGAACTCCGCCGACGCCGCGGCGCAGATCGTCTACGTGCACGCGACCAACGGTGTCACGATCGTCAAGGACTTCGGCGGAGTCGTCACCGGCAGCACGCAGCCGCCTGCGACCGCGTTCCCGATGAACATCACCGTGACGAACTCAGGCAACCGGCCGATCTCGGAGTTGGTGGTCACCGACCCGATGCCGACGGATGCCGAAGGCGCGCAGCTGGTGCTCGCGGACGTGGACGAGCCGTTCTCGTACACGCTCACCGGTGCGGCACCGGATCCGGCGAACGGGGACCCGCTGCCGACCGACCCCGCGGAGGTGACCGTCGAACAGGTCGGTGACATCGAGTCCCTCACGTTCAGTTTCCCCGAGGGCACCGTGCTCGAGGTTGGACAGGTCTACACCATCACGGTCCAGGTGGAGTTCCGCATCGACGTGCCGCCCAACACCCTGGTCCAGAACACGGCCGGCGTCACCGGGGACCGTCCGTGGGATGCGTGCGTGGGCCGGCTGAACCCGGAGACCGGCGCCTGTGAGGCCGACTCCGACGTCCTGACCCTGCCGGCGGCGGTCCTCGCCCAGTCGAAGTACGTCCGGGCCACCGCCGGTGACGAACTCGACGTCATGGTGGACCCGGCCGCACCGGACCCGGATGTGGAGTGCGTGCCGGATGCAGATGGGTTCTATGCCTATCCGTGCACCCCGGTGATCATCCCCGGGCACGACGAGACCTGGCGGATCGAGGTCGACAACGTCGGCAACCTGCCGATGAACAGGGTGGTTCTCTACGACCGGATCGCCACGCCGGGTGACACGGGCTCGTTCGCGGACTCGCCGCGTGGCTCGCAGTGGGAGCCACTGCTGTCCGAGGCGTCGGTGCCGGCGATCGCCGTCGGGCCGGCGGGAGCAGAGTTGACGTTGTACTACACGACGGTCGATGACTACTGCATGGACGACATCAACGACCCCATCAACCGGCCCTGCCCGGCGGACCCGACGACGGGCTGGGCGCCAGTGCCCGACGAACTCGACCAGGCCCTCCTGGACTCGATCACCGCCGTGCAGATCGTCATCGACTTCCCCGCGGACGAGCTGTTCAGCCCTGGCGACTTCATCGCGCTGGACTTCGCGACCACGACACCACCCGAGATCCCCGAGGCCGGCGACCGTTCGATCGCCTGGAACTCCACTGCCGCTTCCGCCGTGGTGACCGCAGGTGGCAGCGAGTTCCCGCTCCTGCCCACCGAGGGCACGAAGGTCGGCGTCGCGACCGCGGCCGGGCCGCTCTCGGTGAACAAGCTGGTCACCGGCGCGGGCGCGGAGAACGCACCCGAGGAGTTCCTGCTGTTCGTCCAGTGCACCTCCGCGATCGGCACCCCGGTGGAGACGGTCCTCGATCCGATCCCGGTCACGGTCGTGCCGGGGACCCCGACGGTCGTGCCCGATCTCCCGTACGGTGCCGAGTGCACGATCACCGAGGACGGCAGCAACGGCGAGACCGAGCTCATTGTCGGCACCGTGACGATCGACAGCGAAGACCCCGCGGACCCGACGACGATCGTCGCGGTCAACCGATACGACGTCGCGGGCATCGACATCTCGAAGGACGTCGTCAGCGACGCCGTCGACGAGGACGGGCAGCCCGTGCCCTTCGGGCCGTTCGAGGTCACGGTCGAGTGCACGTTCCTCGGCGAGCCGGTGTACGCGGAAGGCTACGGCCCGGACGATCCGATGGTGGTGACCATCGAGGACGACGAGACCGTCGAGTTCGATGGCCTGCCCGTCGGGTCGGAGTGCACGGTGTCCGAGACCGGGACGGGCACCGCGTCGTCGGTCACCATCACCGTGCAGCAGGGCGACGGCGACCCGGTGACGACTCCGGGACCTGAGACCGCCATGACGCTCGTGGCCGATGCGGACGACGGTGCGGCCGGGAACACGGTGACGCTGACCAACACCTACGACGTCGGGCAGCTCGACCTGCTCAAGGTCGTCGATGGCGAGGGTGCCGAGGCCTATGGCGCCGGCCCGTTCACTCTCGAGGTGCAGTGCACGTTCGATGACGACGGTGACGGCCCGGGCGAGCCGCGGGTGGTCTACGACGACGTCGTCGTGCTGGGCGCGGCCGGGCCTCTCGAGGCGGAGATCGCGAACCTGCCCACCGGGGCCGTGTGCGTGGTGACCGAGACCGATGACGGCGGGGCGACCTCGAGCACGGTCGAGCCCGCGAGCGTCACCATCGGGTCGGGCGATGCGGTCACCGTGACGGTCACGAACACGTTCGACGTCGGGTCGATCGTGCTCGACAAGGTGGTCGATGGTGACGGCGCCGAGGTCTACGGCGACGGACCGTTCACGGTCACGCTCGAGTGCACCTATGAGGCCGAGCCCGTCGCGATCCCGGGCGGCGCGGAGCGCGAGATCACCCCCGGCGTGCCGACCACGGTCGCCGGGCTGCCCGTCGGTGCCGAGTGCACGGTCACCGAGACCGACGACGGCGACGCTACGGACACCTCGATGACCGTCATCGTGGACGGCGAGGAGCCGGTTGAGACCGACGGCACGACGGCCGAGATCATCGTGCCGGCGGCCGAATCCGGTGGCGCGCCAACTTCCGTGGGCATCGTCGCGACGAACACGTTCCAGCTGGGTTCGATCCAGGTCGACAAGCTCACCGAGGGGGACGGTGCCGAACTCTATGGCGCGGGTCCGTTCGGGGTCACACTCGAGTGCATCTTCGACGGCGAGCCCGTCGAGATCCCGGGCGGCGCGGAGCGGGAGATCACGCCGGGCACGCCGGTGCTCTACGAGGAACTCCCGGTCGGTGCCGAGTGCGCCGTCACCGAGACCGCAACCGCGGGGGCGACGAGCACGGTGATCGCACCCGAGGACGGCGCGGTCACGGTCCCAGCACCGGCGGAGGGCGACGAGGCGCCTGCGGTCGTGACCGTCACCGTCACCAACGTCTTCGACCTCACCTCGCTCGAGGTCATCAAGGAGATCGACGGAGACTGGGCCGCGAGCGGCTCCGACGGCCGGTTCGAAGTGAGCCTGGCATGCACGTGGATGGTCGACGGGGTGGCCACCGACGTCGACCTTCCCGGCGGCCCCGTACGGGTGCTGCAAGCCCCCGATGACCTGGTCGCGACGTACGCGGATCTGCCGGTTGGTGCGGACTGTGAACTCACCGAGACCGTGACGGGCGACGCGGACGACACGTCGATCACGGTCGAGATCGACGGGACCGAGCCGGTCACCACGACCGGCGCCACCGTGTTGGTCCCGTTGTTCGACACGACAGCGCCGGGGCAGGCCCAGGTGACGGTGACGAATGCGTTCGACCCGGTCCCGCCGCCCGTGCCCGGCCCTCCGGACCCGCAGATCCCGGCAACGGGCTCGGACGCCGGCTGGCTGGCCGGTGCAGCGCTCCTGCTGATCGGCGCGGGCGTGTTCCTGGTGATGGTGCGGCGTCGCCGCAGGACGGTCTGA
- the cas5 gene encoding CRISPR-associated protein Cas5 has protein sequence MSARFRDPSTSHGAAPTRPFPHPSGVKDRRRRRERWRPRPAHRLM, from the coding sequence ATCAGTGCCCGATTCCGTGACCCGTCCACCTCCCACGGTGCCGCGCCCACGCGTCCGTTCCCTCACCCCTCGGGGGTGAAAGACCGCCGGCGCCGCCGCGAACGCTGGCGACCCCGCCCCGCGCACCGTTTGATGTGA